In Leptospira sp. WS58.C1, a single genomic region encodes these proteins:
- a CDS encoding efflux RND transporter periplasmic adaptor subunit: protein MQLKETLLNLYSNKIARISAVGVLLLLIGWWIFRPKPLQVDIGKVEKGTYRQIVEEEGITRVKEKFTLFSPVNGVLQRIEKHVGEKVDKGETVAVVRWDYDRTIKSPISGSILSIQRESEGPISIGAPILEIGNTSSLEIVCDILTQDSTHIHPGNPVLIEGWGGEPFQGKVRLIEPAAFTKISSLGVEEQRVRTIIDITPPPKMGDSFRVQAKIISFSKDNVLILPTAALFREGENWAVFKVVKGKAQKTNVKIEARSGKFSLLTEGLQEGDEVVLYPTEEIRNGKRVK from the coding sequence ATGCAACTAAAGGAAACCTTATTAAACTTATATTCCAATAAGATCGCCCGGATCTCCGCTGTCGGCGTTTTGCTACTCCTGATAGGCTGGTGGATTTTCAGGCCCAAACCTTTGCAAGTAGATATAGGGAAGGTGGAAAAAGGAACTTACCGACAAATCGTAGAAGAAGAAGGGATCACTAGGGTAAAAGAAAAATTCACCCTCTTCTCCCCTGTAAACGGTGTACTACAAAGAATAGAAAAACACGTGGGAGAAAAAGTCGATAAAGGCGAAACAGTCGCAGTCGTACGCTGGGATTATGATAGAACGATAAAATCCCCGATCTCAGGGAGTATTTTATCCATCCAAAGAGAAAGTGAAGGACCAATCTCTATAGGAGCGCCTATCCTTGAAATAGGAAATACTTCTTCTCTTGAGATCGTATGCGATATTCTCACCCAAGATAGTACTCATATCCATCCCGGAAATCCCGTTCTAATAGAAGGATGGGGAGGAGAACCTTTTCAAGGGAAAGTCAGGCTAATAGAACCTGCTGCATTCACCAAAATTTCCTCCTTAGGCGTGGAGGAACAAAGAGTTAGGACCATTATAGATATTACTCCCCCTCCTAAAATGGGAGATTCCTTTCGGGTACAAGCCAAAATTATCTCCTTTAGCAAAGATAACGTGCTGATCCTTCCGACTGCCGCTTTGTTTAGAGAAGGAGAAAACTGGGCGGTCTTTAAAGTGGTAAAAGGTAAGGCGCAGAAGACTAACGTGAAAATCGAAGCAAGAAGCGGAAAATTTTCCCTTCTGACGGAAGGTCTGCAAGAAGGAGACGAAGTGGTTTTGTATCCCACGGAAGAGATACGGAACGGAAAAAGGGTAAAATGA
- a CDS encoding SH3 domain-containing protein, whose amino-acid sequence MAGMALKFRILLLLLLPTFYLSLVAQTSDPYHYVLITSGVLNVRETPENGKIIFTLNRGNKVKILPDESKGPIDWTKIKTEDGRTGFVSRKYLGLTPPDTLDEYKLIGFVWSGYDPKDLPIFVPLAFFGPRGWQEAKDEYEFDYKFRSGVNTSLPSFSLLEGEKGPSFSATSPTTYGCQESPALKVKPTGDVKAKKDWLVYSPDLGLQSIPLQELSKTDPDYILFKNLAETTWKARGYPETEWLHSTMEEVYSFKNNKKETFLSGRIAYHKKGAERRYLYLLGRKFGTDRVLISFEKSEKLTEELGFYGGSYHLIGVIYREEDPVPILLFTDIGYDSSIKSLYELKNGTLQLLLRGAGDAC is encoded by the coding sequence TTGGCTGGAATGGCGCTTAAATTCCGGATCTTATTACTTTTACTTCTACCAACATTCTATCTTTCTTTGGTCGCTCAGACCTCGGACCCGTACCATTACGTGCTGATCACATCGGGAGTATTAAACGTTAGAGAAACTCCGGAAAACGGAAAGATCATCTTTACCTTAAACAGGGGAAATAAGGTCAAAATACTTCCGGATGAATCAAAAGGCCCGATCGATTGGACAAAGATCAAAACGGAAGACGGTCGAACCGGTTTCGTTTCTAGAAAATATTTAGGACTCACACCACCGGATACCTTGGATGAGTACAAATTGATCGGATTCGTTTGGTCTGGATACGACCCAAAGGATCTACCTATCTTTGTTCCTCTGGCATTTTTCGGTCCAAGGGGTTGGCAAGAAGCAAAAGACGAATACGAATTCGATTATAAGTTCAGAAGCGGCGTGAATACTTCACTTCCTTCTTTCTCATTATTAGAAGGAGAAAAAGGTCCGTCTTTTTCCGCCACCTCTCCTACCACGTACGGATGCCAAGAATCCCCCGCATTAAAAGTAAAACCTACTGGAGATGTGAAGGCCAAAAAAGATTGGTTGGTATACTCTCCGGATCTTGGACTACAATCCATTCCACTCCAAGAATTATCCAAAACGGATCCCGATTATATTCTTTTTAAAAATTTGGCGGAAACCACCTGGAAAGCCAGAGGGTATCCTGAAACGGAATGGCTTCATTCCACGATGGAGGAAGTGTATTCCTTCAAAAATAATAAAAAGGAAACATTTCTTTCCGGAAGGATCGCCTATCATAAGAAAGGTGCGGAAAGAAGATATCTTTACTTACTCGGACGCAAATTCGGAACGGACAGGGTTCTGATCTCTTTTGAAAAATCCGAAAAACTGACGGAAGAATTGGGATTTTACGGCGGATCTTACCATTTAATCGGAGTGATCTACAGGGAGGAAGATCCCGTTCCTATATTATTATTCACTGATATCGGATACGATTCTTCCATTAAATCTTTATACGAATTGAAGAACGGGACCTTACAGTTATTATTAAGAGGAGCTGGAGACGCCTGTTAA
- a CDS encoding ABC transporter ATP-binding protein → MKKSGKHDPKDPVFETVNLSKIYDMGQVKVPALTGINVRFFRSEFSVLLGPSGSGKSTLLNILGGLDSPSSGDLLFNNRPLEADQNEDLTEFRRKYVGFVFQFYNLIPSLTAEENVKLVTDISDNPMSPLEALKMVGLTDRKDHFPSQLSGGEQQRVAIARAIVKRPEILLCDEPTGALDFKTGKIVLDAISKINKELGTTTIIITHNVSIASIADRVVEMRDGCIVSDKTNLHKTSTESLHW, encoded by the coding sequence ATGAAAAAATCCGGAAAACATGATCCGAAAGATCCGGTCTTTGAAACCGTAAATCTCAGTAAAATTTACGATATGGGCCAAGTGAAGGTCCCCGCTTTGACCGGTATCAACGTCCGATTTTTCAGATCCGAATTTTCGGTCCTACTGGGTCCCAGTGGGAGCGGTAAATCCACCTTGTTAAACATATTAGGCGGATTGGATTCTCCCAGCTCCGGAGATCTTCTTTTCAATAATCGACCTTTAGAAGCGGATCAAAACGAAGACCTCACCGAGTTCAGAAGAAAGTATGTGGGATTCGTATTCCAGTTTTATAATTTGATCCCAAGCCTTACGGCGGAAGAAAACGTAAAACTTGTTACTGATATCTCCGACAATCCGATGTCTCCACTAGAAGCTTTAAAAATGGTCGGTTTGACAGATAGAAAAGATCATTTTCCTTCCCAACTTTCCGGAGGAGAGCAACAAAGGGTCGCGATCGCAAGAGCCATAGTAAAAAGGCCCGAAATACTTCTTTGTGACGAACCGACAGGTGCATTGGACTTTAAAACAGGGAAAATCGTATTGGATGCCATTTCCAAGATAAACAAAGAACTAGGTACGACTACCATTATAATAACGCACAATGTAAGCATCGCTTCCATTGCGGATAGAGTCGTTGAGATGAGAGATGGTTGTATCGTCTCGGACAAAACCAATCTACATAAAACCTCTACGGAGAGTTTGCATTGGTAA
- a CDS encoding ABC transporter permease — protein MVRVLDKKAFRELLAWKSQALTITLVIASGIAVFLTSLSAYDSLLISRNNFYAEYSLSQGFVSLHKAPESIILDISKIPGVSYAEGRIIKDIVLDFESESIPSGGRIVTLTEGLNRLAILQGRLPREKDETVISEAFSIANRLAPGSKLTAVLEGKKKILTVSGIALSPEYVYVFRPGGFLPDDKHYGILWMKKESVEEIFDMNGAVNDIVFDFAPNAEKNSVLKEIDLKLTTFGGLGSYDRDKLPSHSFLRDEFKQLRTTAFSIPMVFLGVAAFLLHIVSSRMISKQREQIATLKALGYGDRSIAFHYLLIILFICIIGSFLGIIFGYYLGTQMVDLYGDYYRFPDLKFLFEPKLAIQAVLIGIISGMAGSLLSIRKATSLQPAQAMRPPSPENFSKSFLEDYWKDLPVVYRIAIRNLIRRPGRTILFVLGVSSSVMIMVLGLFSRDTMNSIIKIQFEDLQRDTVTLNFQNAVASDSILELAKMEGILLVEGYRSVPIRIRYGNSSKEIALTGMPENSSLRRLIDEKGKNIPVPEDGILLNSGLAEKFGIRKGDKIRLEVLEGQRIKTEVEVTGIINEILGQGAYKEIRSLNRLLREGDQVNIAALWTDSSKEESLLNELKSYPKISGVSTRKRTLKIFYELMSRSILTTSLIIMIFACIISVGVVYNTALISLSERAFELGSLRILGFTKAEVFIILAGELTIVILTSLPLGCLLGYFSGYGILSTVETEGFKIPLFIAPKTYVISIFTVLITSLFSFWILYVKIKSMDLISVLKVRE, from the coding sequence TTGGTAAGGGTCTTAGATAAAAAAGCCTTTCGGGAATTATTAGCTTGGAAGTCCCAAGCCCTGACCATCACATTAGTGATCGCTTCCGGGATTGCGGTATTCCTGACTTCTTTAAGCGCATACGATTCCCTTTTAATCTCAAGGAACAATTTTTATGCGGAATATTCCCTTTCTCAGGGATTTGTTTCTCTTCATAAGGCGCCTGAATCCATAATTTTAGATATTTCTAAAATACCTGGGGTATCCTACGCAGAAGGTAGGATCATCAAAGATATTGTTTTGGATTTCGAATCGGAATCAATTCCAAGCGGAGGAAGAATAGTCACTTTAACGGAAGGTCTAAACCGTTTAGCGATATTACAAGGAAGATTGCCTAGGGAAAAAGACGAAACCGTTATCAGCGAGGCTTTCTCTATTGCGAATCGATTAGCCCCCGGTTCCAAACTCACGGCAGTTTTAGAAGGAAAGAAAAAAATACTGACTGTCTCCGGGATCGCACTTTCTCCGGAATATGTGTACGTTTTTCGTCCGGGAGGATTTCTGCCGGATGATAAACATTACGGGATCCTGTGGATGAAAAAAGAAAGTGTGGAAGAGATCTTCGATATGAACGGAGCGGTAAACGATATAGTGTTTGATTTCGCTCCCAATGCCGAAAAAAACTCGGTGCTCAAAGAAATCGACCTCAAGCTGACCACATTCGGAGGATTAGGTTCTTACGATAGGGATAAACTACCATCTCACTCCTTCCTAAGGGATGAATTCAAACAGCTAAGAACGACAGCCTTCTCCATTCCGATGGTATTTTTGGGAGTAGCGGCCTTTCTTCTTCATATAGTATCTTCCAGAATGATCTCCAAACAAAGGGAACAGATCGCCACACTAAAAGCGCTTGGATATGGAGATAGAAGTATCGCATTCCATTATTTATTGATAATATTATTTATTTGTATAATAGGTTCCTTTTTGGGAATAATATTCGGATATTATTTAGGGACTCAGATGGTAGATCTTTACGGAGACTATTACAGATTTCCGGATTTAAAATTCCTATTCGAGCCTAAATTAGCGATCCAAGCGGTATTGATCGGAATTATTTCCGGTATGGCCGGCTCCTTGTTATCGATCCGAAAAGCGACTTCTCTTCAACCTGCTCAAGCGATGAGGCCGCCTTCTCCCGAAAATTTCTCCAAAAGTTTTCTGGAAGATTATTGGAAGGACCTTCCGGTCGTATATAGGATCGCAATAAGAAATCTGATTAGAAGGCCCGGGAGAACAATATTATTCGTTTTGGGAGTTTCTTCTTCAGTAATGATTATGGTCTTGGGTCTATTTTCTAGGGATACGATGAATTCGATCATAAAGATACAATTCGAAGATCTACAAAGAGACACCGTTACATTAAATTTTCAGAATGCGGTAGCTTCTGATTCGATATTGGAATTAGCAAAGATGGAAGGGATCTTGCTAGTGGAAGGATATAGATCGGTCCCGATCCGTATACGTTACGGAAATTCGAGCAAAGAGATCGCCTTGACGGGAATGCCTGAAAATTCCTCTCTCAGAAGATTGATAGACGAAAAAGGGAAAAACATTCCTGTTCCGGAGGATGGGATCCTGCTAAATTCAGGTTTGGCGGAAAAATTCGGGATCCGGAAAGGAGACAAAATACGACTGGAAGTATTGGAAGGACAAAGGATCAAAACGGAAGTCGAAGTAACGGGCATTATAAACGAAATATTGGGACAAGGAGCCTATAAGGAGATCCGATCCTTAAACAGATTGTTAAGGGAAGGAGATCAGGTAAATATTGCCGCACTTTGGACTGACTCTTCTAAAGAAGAAAGCTTATTGAACGAATTAAAATCCTATCCGAAGATCTCCGGAGTATCCACGCGTAAGCGAACTCTGAAAATATTTTACGAATTAATGTCAAGAAGTATACTAACAACATCTCTGATTATAATGATTTTTGCATGTATCATTTCCGTAGGGGTAGTCTATAACACCGCTTTGATCTCACTTTCGGAGAGAGCCTTCGAGTTGGGTAGCCTTAGAATATTAGGTTTTACGAAAGCGGAAGTTTTTATAATATTAGCAGGAGAATTGACCATAGTCATTCTAACATCCCTTCCTTTAGGATGTTTGCTCGGATATTTTTCCGGATACGGGATCTTGAGCACAGTGGAAACGGAAGGATTTAAGATCCCGTTATTCATCGCTCCGAAAACGTACGTAATTTCCATCTTCACCGTACTAATTACCTCTTTATTTAGTTTCTGGATACTTTACGTTAAAATAAAATCTATGGACCTGATCTCCGTATTAAAGGTAAGAGAATAA
- a CDS encoding LIC10415 family protein: MDVQLTNLVSSAEKLLRDKRSSVPGRTGVPSEAQNAADKTEFSSSLTSRYLKVQETLGNLQEQLSKEQMKLGVLSEENNTPKEDLINILFGETPLFRELVENPNQDLNQLREEVRVKKDQLIDSIRKYEVESENVLSVGMLKNPENFRKSIENLSGKDIQMKQLSEKTIERLIQD, from the coding sequence ATGGACGTTCAACTTACGAATCTAGTCTCATCAGCAGAGAAACTTCTCCGCGACAAGAGATCTTCCGTTCCAGGAAGAACGGGAGTACCCTCGGAAGCCCAGAACGCAGCCGACAAAACCGAGTTTTCTAGCAGCTTGACCTCTAGATACTTGAAAGTTCAGGAAACCTTGGGAAATCTCCAAGAACAACTTTCCAAAGAACAAATGAAACTCGGAGTATTGAGCGAAGAGAATAACACACCTAAAGAGGATCTAATCAATATCCTTTTCGGTGAAACTCCTTTGTTCAGAGAATTGGTAGAAAATCCGAATCAGGATTTAAATCAATTGAGAGAAGAGGTCCGAGTCAAAAAGGACCAACTAATAGATTCTATCCGTAAATACGAAGTGGAATCCGAGAACGTACTCTCTGTCGGAATGCTTAAGAACCCTGAAAATTTCCGGAAATCGATCGAAAACCTTTCCGGCAAAGATATTCAGATGAAACAGCTCTCCGAGAAAACTATAGAAAGACTGATCCAAGATTAA